One Epinephelus fuscoguttatus linkage group LG10, E.fuscoguttatus.final_Chr_v1 genomic window carries:
- the LOC125895890 gene encoding uncharacterized protein LOC125895890, whose protein sequence is MLVAMEEFAPSAHDNISTGNMTVFEEPGTKPVSPKHKHARKQPATTPRARVSASVRKEVARNKVETSTSVLTARPEVWVLDQKEEATPSLVSTCAVSGTTLPPGVATHPVVVFPVPVPVQAAGPDVTVVHDTEAATRDTPGSTQRQHICPFLCRCLEKVMHPVVSGSSLRTALSRFDVNAYVSCSVVAVARHSIALVCTWRATDIDDVCDKGHKMANRVGRGNDGFRHQQLHLFGQKWKVDVGEAVYRDFLAFDDGTELWEDLQQHVLRDGMCVLYLHRAVILIIQHGDFFVVVDCGERNTLGLVSDIGRSAVVFNTCLNDLMIHILNLKESLGAEWFGVSSISVEQCVAEGEGCSAPVLMAPKAPTQYLNSV, encoded by the exons ATGCTGGTTGCCATGGAAGAATTCGCTCCATCGGCTCATGACAACATTTCCACAGGCAACATG ACAGTGTTTGAGGAACCTGGCACCAAACCTGTGTCCCCAAAGCACAAACATGCCAGGAAGCAG CCGGCAACAACACCAAGAGCTAGGGTGTCTGCCAGTGTCAGGAAGGAGGTGGCAAGGAATAAG gTCGAGACCTCAACATCCGTGTTGACTGCTCGTCCTGAAGTCTGGGTTTTGGACCAGAAG GAGGAGGCGACACCCAGCCTTGTGTCGACCTGTGCTGTGTCGGGGACCACTCTTCCTCCAGGTGTGGCTACCCATCCTGTGGTTGTGTTTCCTGTCCCTGTGCCTGTCCAGGCTGCTGGCCCAGATGTGACCGTGGTCCACGACACTGAAGCAGCTACAAGGGACACACCAGGGTCCACTCAAAGGCAACATATCTGTCCTTTTCTTTGCAGGTGTTTGGAGAAAGTGATGCACCCAGTAGTGTCAGGGAGCAGTCTGCGTACAGCATTGTCACGTTTTGATGTCAATGCATACGTGTCGTGCAGTGTTGTTGCAGTAGCTAGGCATAGCATTGCTCTGGTTTGTACGTGGCGTGCAACTGACATTGATGATGTTTGTGACAAGGGCCATAAGATGGCAAATAGGGTTGGCAGGGGAAATGATGGGTTCAGACATCAGCAGCTTCATCTGTTTGGTCAGAAGTGGAAGGTGGATGTGGGGGAGGCAGTTTACCGTGACTTTCTTGCATTTGATGATGGGACTGAGTTGTGGGAGGacctgcagcagcatgtgttgAGGGATgggatgtgtgtgttgtacctcCACAGAGCAGTGATCTTGATCATTCAGCATGGTGACTTTTTTGTTGTGGTGGATTGTGGAGAGCGTAATACTTTGGGGTTGGTGTCCGATATTGGTCGGTCTGCTGTTGTGTTTAACACATGCCTGAATGACCTCATGATTCACATCCTGAATCTGAAGGAGTCGTTAGGTGCAGAGTGGTTTGGTGTCAGTAGCATCTCCGTGGAGCAGTGTGTTGCTGAGGGAGAAGGCTGCAGTGCTCCTGTGTTGATGGCTCCAAAGGCTCCAACTCAGTATTTAAACTCAGTTTAA